In Haliaeetus albicilla chromosome 2, bHalAlb1.1, whole genome shotgun sequence, a single genomic region encodes these proteins:
- the PPP1R3D gene encoding protein phosphatase 1 regulatory subunit 3D, with product MEVRGPRRNPSYLSDLYQNMLRAEEAPGRGQQQPPAVHTSSSLTLRSSTPAKGGPQPNKLQSSTSSSCDPALRPIIRRRARSLPASTERRKLAAVQCQVPGCQSRMNRVRFADALGLELTEVKVFQTGEDPSIPLHVLSRLSINSDLWYSSSDLEFTMQCLVPDFQQPADCMDFSSRLQEQQVCLERVTSSDLGLNGTIQVRNVAFEKHVSVRYTFNQWKSLHEVCAHWHSSIPEKNGQDQVDVFTFFLPVPPFLLQLSSVVQFAARYQVNGQEYWDNNRGKNYSLTCRSHPLKMPRECEESWIHFI from the coding sequence ATGGAGGTACGTGGTCCTCGGAGGAATCCCAGCTACCTCTCTGATCTCTATCAGAACATGTTACGGGCTGAAGAAGCACCGGGAcgagggcagcagcagcccccagcagtCCATACAAGTAGCAGCCTGACTCTTCGGAGCAGTACCCCGGCCAAGGGGGGCCCTCAGCCAAATAAGCTTCAGAGCAGCACTTCCTCCAGCTGTGATCCAGCATTACGGCCTATCATACGCCGCCGAGCAAGATCTTTGCCTGCATCGACCGAAAGAAGGAAGCTTGCAGCAGTGCAGTGTCAAGTTCCTGGATGCCAGAGTCGTATGAACAGGGTGAGATTTGCTGATGCTTTGGGCTTGGAGCTCACTGAAGTGAAAGTCTTCCAGACTGGGGAGGATCCATCGATCCCCTTGCATGTCCTTTCCAGGCTCTCCATAAACTCAGACCTGTGGTACAGCAGCTCAGACTTGGAGTTTACTATGCAGTGCTTGGTCCCTGACTTCCAGCAGCCTGCAGACTGTATGGATTTCTCATCCCGACTTCAGGAGCAGCAGGTGTGTCTTGAACGAGTGACCAGCTCAGATCTGGGGCTCAATGGCACCATCCAGGTTCGCAATGTTGCTTTTGAGAAGCACGTATCTGTGCGATACACCTTCAACCAGTGGAAGAGCCTGCACGAAGTGTGTGCTCATTGGCACAGTAGCATCCCTGAGAAAAACGGGCAGGATCAGGTCGatgttttcactttctttctccctgtgcctcctttcctccttcagctGTCCTCTGTAGTCCAGTTTGCAGCAAGGTACCAAGTCAATGGCCAGGAGTACTGGGATAACAACAGAGGCAAAAACTACAGTCTCACCTGCCGGTCTCACCCCCTTAAGATGCCTAGAGAATGTGAGGAGAGCTGGATCCACTTCATCTGA